From Lycium ferocissimum isolate CSIRO_LF1 chromosome 12, AGI_CSIRO_Lferr_CH_V1, whole genome shotgun sequence, one genomic window encodes:
- the LOC132040953 gene encoding protein TIFY 10A-like — protein MSNWQLSSSSDGKNTYSESHVMQTCNLLNQYLSGKASLKDLKLGISGKGEATATKDLLTNMGESSTTTTEQHQELIDPVSKSATTKSTMTTEVQDQKLIDLVAESATTKSTMTTETEVQKQKLIDLVAESATTKSTKITEVEYQKLINLVAESATTKSSREMDVSKASSSKEILPNKDEEKPAQLSIFYGGKVMVFDDFPADKVRAIILLASKGIPHNSCAIFQTSTIDKTGPLKLGSDLKQQAETYGANSFDLPIARRSSLYRFLEKRKDKDPARVPYQMPNPLPSSSRTSEGHFDLNF, from the exons ATGTCAAATTGGCAACTTTCTTCATCGTCAGATGGTAAAAATACTTATAGTGAATCCCATGTCATGCAGACTTGTAACTTGTTGAATCAGTATCTCAGTGGAAAGGCCAGCCTCAAAGATCTGAAACTTGGAATCAGTGGCAAAGGAGAAGCCACAG CAACCAAGGATTTGTTGACCAACATGGGAGAATCATCAACTACGACAACAGAACAACACCAGGAATTAATAGATCCTGTTTCTAAAAGTGCCACAACAAAATCAACTATGACAACAGAAGTACAAGACCAGAAATTAATAGATCTTGTTGCTGAAAGTGCCACAACAAAATCAACTATGACAACAGAAACAGAAGTACAAAAGCAGAAATTAATAGATCTTGTTGCTGAAAGTGCCACAACAAAATCAACTAAGATAACAGAAGTAGAATACCAGAAATTAATAAATCTTGTTGCTGAAAGTGCCACAACAAAGTCCTCTAGAGAAATGGATGTGTCTAAGGCCAGCAGCAG CAAGGAGATACTACCAAATAAGGATGAGGAAAAGCCAGCCCAACTGTCTATATTCTATGGGGGTAAAGTGATGGTTTTTGATGATTTCCCAGCAGACAAAGTCAGAGCAATCATTTTATTAGCTAGCAAAGGAATCCCTCACAACTCTTGTGCCATTTTTCAGACCAGCACCATCGACAAAACTGGTCCACTTAAGTTGGGCTCTGATTTAAAACAGCAAGCAGAGACTTATGGAGCTAACAGCTTTG ATTTACCTATTGCAAGAAGATCTTCACTTTATAGGTTCCTTGAGAAGAGAAAagataa GGACCCGGCTAGAGTGCCGTACCAAATGCCCAATCCGTTGCCATCTTCTTCAAGGACCAGTGAAGGCCATTTTGATCTCAACTTCTAG